The window GAAGTAGGCATCGTAACCGCAGAATTCGCAGCTATCGAAATCCCAGACATAGTCGCCGCAGTAAAGCTCGGCCCCGCAGGCGACGGGCCGGGCGCCGATCAAGTCGCAATCATTATTGGGAGGGGAGAAGGGTGCGCATGGGGAGTCCAAGCGTAAGGTGAGATCCCGATTTCCCGGATCGCAAAAGCGGGGATTCATCCAGATATTATCGTTTGCATTCTGCTGGTTCGCGAGACAGCCAACCCAATCGCCGCCCGCATTGCCGAAAAGATCGCAACAGGCCAAGCTGGGATCGGCGTCGACATCGCATCCGACGGCTTCTCCATGATCCGAGAAAGCGATAATACAGTTGTTGAGCACAGGGGCGGAGACAGTCCAGCAGGCGATGCCGGCCCCCATACTTGGCGCGCTGTTTTGGAAGAAGGTGCAATTGTCCAATGTCGGCGAAGAGTCGAAACAGAGCAAGCCGCCGCCACCATAGGGACTGGTAGCGGCATTGCCGGAAAAGGTGCAGAATGTAATATCGGCATCGCTATTGTCCCTGAGTTCAATTCCGCCCGCCCAGTAGGCCGTATTGTCACTGAGTTCGCATTCAAAAAGGGTGGGGGTCGAAGCTTCGCAATAGATCCCGCCTCCGCCATACATTTCCGTGACGGTGTTCGACAGAATTCGGCAGTCGGTGAAGCTGGGGGATCCACCTTCGATTCGCACGCCGCCGGCGCCATCGGGAGCCGTGTTGTTTTGGATAACGGACGCACTCACCGCGATGTCGGAATCAAAGCAATAGATCGCCCCGCCTTCCGCGGCGGCTTCGTTGTATTTCATGACACAATTGCTGATGACGGGAGAAGAACCCTCGCAGAAGATAGCGCCGCCGTTTCCATAGGGCCAGGGATCGTGTGCGGCGTATCCATTCTCTATGGTGATCCCCTGTAGAACTGACGAAGATCCTTCTCCCGAGTGGAAGAAAAATCCCCGATGGGCATCGGTGTACGTCCCCTCACAATTTATTACGCAAAGAGACGGATCATCGCTCAGGGATCGCACCGTGATCGCTTTGCCCAGGTAATCGAGATCGCGGTTTCCATCGCCGCGGTAAGTGCCGTCAATGAGTTCGATGACGTCGCCCTCCGCGGCAAAATCGATCGCATCCTGAATCGTGGCAAAGTCGCCCGTGCCATGCGGGTCGATATACCACGTGTAGGCCGCCGCAGGGCTGAACATTGTACAAAGTAAACCACTATAAATGAGTGTGATTATCAAAGCGTGAAGTCGGGCGTGGTGATTCATCTTCTTGCCCTCCTGTCATGATTTTGATACTGGGTCCGTGGATATTTATGAACTGGAGCAGAAAGAATAATGTCTTCATCTCCGATGCGGGGGAAAGATAACACAATCTGCAGGGACTATCAACAAGTCATTTTTTAACCGGCCAATCTACCGGCGGGCAATCACCTAAGGGATTAATGTTACAGCGCAAACAATAAGCATCCCCCCGGTCTCCTAGGGACCGGGGGGATTATGTGGGGCTACGTTAAAGCGGAGAGCGGGCCGCTTCCAACCTCGCGATGAACTTATGGATCTCTATTTCAAATACATCACTTTCTCCTGAACTCGCCCTCCGCCGAATTCGAGGCTCATAAAGTAGGCGCCGGCGGCCACCGGTTCGTTCGCTTGGTTCCGTCCATCCCAGGGTATTTGGTGGACGCCGGCAGATCGTTGATCATTGACCAGTGTTCTCACGACACGACCGGCCGAGTCATAGATCCGCAGTGTGACTTCCTGCGGTTGCACAAGCTGATACTGCACCTGCGTGCGTCCCGTAAAGGGATTCGGCGCGCAATGCAGGCTGATCACCGTGACGAGAGCGGGGAGGGGCTCCACGGCATCCGTCGTTGGTTCGACGATCGTGTAGACCTGATTGATCGTGACATCCTCCAACTCACTGATGGCGCCGCTGGGCCAGTAGACACGCACCAAATCGATCGTCTCGACATCGCTTAAGCCAAACGCCGCTTTGATTGAGCTCTGGCCACGCGAACCGGTACCCGCCTGGACTTCGCGGATCTGAGTGCCGCGGCCGGTTGTCACCTCAATCCGCGCACCGATGCCGAAGCGGTTGGATTGGGTTCCGACGAGCTTGTAGAGCACCCAGCCTTCCTCTTCCGTCAGCGTATTCACAAGGAAACTGTTGTCTTCGCCAACCTGGTTGCTGACCGTGAAAATATCCAAGTCTCCATCACCGTCGATATCACCCATCGGACCAGAGACAATCGACGACTCTCTTGGACCTTCTTCCGGAATGTAGGTGAGGCCGTCGCTGAACCAAACAATAGGCTTCGGCATCCCTTCGGCATAAGTCACGAGATCGAGGTGGCCGTTTTGATCGAGATCTCCCGTGTCGACACTCACCATATAGAAGATATCGGCGACCGACTGCGGCGTGACATCCTCGAAGGCCCCGTCGCCTGAGCCGTAGAGCAGCTTGCTGCCCCCGTCGTAGTTGCAGAAGAAGAGATCGAGGTGTTGGTCATTGTTGAAATCACCCCAAACGACAGCCCGGGTTTCTCCGGTGTCTCCCAGCAGTCCGGAAGTCACGTCGGTGAAGGTCAAATCGCCGTTATTGCGGAGCAGCATGTTGGCCTGGCCACTGACGCCGAGATAGAGGTCTGGATCTCCATCATTGTCATAGTCACCGAAGGCGGCGCAGGTAGTGGGCAGTGCGGGGAAATCATACCCCAAGATCGAATGTATAATCTCCTCGAACTCCGCGCCGTCTTGAAGGTATAGGCCGTCCACGGTGCCGTGATTCGCCAGGAAGAGATCGAGATCGCCGTCGAGATCGATATCAGCCCATGCCGCCGTGCGGCCGGGACCGTCATTTTCAATCACAGGCATCGAAACGGGCTCGAATCCCGATCCGGTGTTTCTGATCAGCTTGTTGGACGAATTGCTATTGACCAGATAACAATCCAGCAGCCCGTCATTATCATAATCGGCCCAGGCGGAGGAGAAGGTCACGTCACCCGCTGCCGACAGCCACTGGGCGTCATCAAGGTCGAAGTTATAATCGCCTAGATTCTCGAACAGCAGGTTCGCGCTGCCCGCATTGCAGATGAAGAGATCCTCAAGCCCGTCGTTGTTGTAATCGATCCAGCTTGAAGAACCTCCCGAATCATCGGTGCACAACCAAGGGCAAACAGAAGAGCTGCAGGCGTCCGCCAGATTGAAAAACAAGCCCACATCTTCCATCCCGGAATAGGGGGATGTCTGCGATTCCGGTTCTGGAGGGGCATCGGGGCCCCGGGTTGTTTCCGTCGCATAAACGTTGGATGTGTAGCGAAGAGGGGCTCCCTGCACCAACCATGTTGTTTCGCTGGTCAGCACATGATCGTGCCCGTAGTAGAGACCACAGCTGTCTTCCGTATCGTAAAAGACCTGAATGCGTGTCGAAACATTTGGTGGATGGGGATATCCGATCGTTCCCGAAACGACGCCAATAAGTTCGCCGCTTGTGATCAGGATCGCATTGTAAGCAGCGCCTACGTTCGGCGCCGGCAGATCATCGTTTCCTTCGTTGAGAAGTTTAATTTGCTCTTCATGTGAAGCAAGATTGGAGCAGATCCGGTTTGTCAGAATCCGGTTTTGAACCGGATTGGCGGGATCTGTGCCCTGCCCCGCAACAATGACGCCCGGTCCTGCATTGTACATGATTGTGTTCCCGGCGCCGTCTATATCTGCCCAGTCGCCGATATCATTGTTTATCATGTATCCGCCAACACGAATTCCAGAACTCCCGTTCCCCATAACGTCGCCGTTTTCGTTTGTTCCGATGAAGTTGCCGACGATATAGTTGCCGCCCTGCTGTGAACTAGATGCAGCGTTGATGCCATAATTGCTATTATTCACAATGATGTTCTCTTCATCCTCAAAGAGTCCACCGATTGTATTATTGCTCGATGAGAGTTTAATGCCCGACTGGCCATTGCCCAGATCAGCGGTCATTGCGGAGTCGGTACCGATCTTGTTGCCGTAGATTGTCTGATTGCCCGCGGTTATTGCGACGCCAATCCCATGGGCATTATTAAATCCGACGACATTGTGATGGATCGTGTTTCCGCCGGCGTCCGATTCAAGAACAATTCCATCCTCAGCGTTTCCGAAAACACCGTTAA of the Candidatus Eisenbacteria bacterium genome contains:
- a CDS encoding right-handed parallel beta-helix repeat-containing protein, which translates into the protein MNHHARLHALIITLIYSGLLCTMFSPAAAYTWYIDPHGTGDFATIQDAIDFAAEGDVIELIDGTYRGDGNRDLDYLGKAITVRSLSDDPSLCVINCEGTYTDAHRGFFFHSGEGSSSVLQGITIENGYAAHDPWPYGNGGAIFCEGSSPVISNCVMKYNEAAAEGGAIYCFDSDIAVSASVIQNNTAPDGAGGVRIEGGSPSFTDCRILSNTVTEMYGGGGIYCEASTPTLFECELSDNTAYWAGGIELRDNSDADITFCTFSGNAATSPYGGGGLLCFDSSPTLDNCTFFQNSAPSMGAGIACWTVSAPVLNNCIIAFSDHGEAVGCDVDADPSLACCDLFGNAGGDWVGCLANQQNANDNIWMNPRFCDPGNRDLTLRLDSPCAPFSPPNNDCDLIGARPVACGAELYCGDYVWDFDSCEFCGYDAYFETGFTEMNHDCWVDLIDYILFVEAFQSPLYDPSGDYNGDGEVTAQDAFIFMQSYHQHGPVEPCETCGVVDAGFGGKIRVNFSADPNEDIDRIDIDPFVPTEGYAVVENCAGLAGITACIWATWNIAIDDIWYVMGLSLGDGSAVITSPLNGGAHSILEISFHTTDINPGYIWFDACGDHELGWIEYSQLRRMGFELINGGGVNGNAPPDSIAGPAAGIEDLPESLEPRAIICWPNPATGQFSLALGIESAEPATVAIYDAAGRIVRRLYDGPLLARQRLQWDGRADAGHLAPSGIYFVRVETPSLSRSTRLVMVK
- a CDS encoding VCBS repeat-containing protein — protein: MLSLRSICTLVVLVIMAVLLQTGAQADIFTVTDLADSGPGTLRECLIQASSHVGTPHKIVFDVEGGITLTSPLPAMTVNETEIRGEENSSGPVACDPGDPPRVTLLGIGTAACPGLQLAANFCVITGLRIMLFDQAGIFIHPGYHNNEIGQPGFEGCERVVLNSNNIGIDMGGQDTNWNIIRNCDIYNNSADGIFVHSGPKYNVIGVDADGERNYIYNNGNNGIHFLADETGPVEDDSINGNRIYNNQENGIFFNTSGNDVFNCLIFKNHVGMDSNVSPAGNLIDGIRCEGSSHDNDILDNIINGNVHHGISLWQQSDNDSIAGNFVGVLESGDPMPNGDHGIYIETAHNTIGPDNVIMYNCPNGSSFAGLSFENGADHNAAWHNTISANSGYGVKFTGTGTSFNNLGGNYIGTDEFNGVFGNAEDGIVLESDAGGNTIHHNVVGFNNAHGIGVAITAGNQTIYGNKIGTDSAMTADLGNGQSGIKLSSSNNTIGGLFEDEENIIVNNSNYGINAASSSQQGGNYIVGNFIGTNENGDVMGNGSSGIRVGGYMINNDIGDWADIDGAGNTIMYNAGPGVIVAGQGTDPANPVQNRILTNRICSNLASHEEQIKLLNEGNDDLPAPNVGAAYNAILITSGELIGVVSGTIGYPHPPNVSTRIQVFYDTEDSCGLYYGHDHVLTSETTWLVQGAPLRYTSNVYATETTRGPDAPPEPESQTSPYSGMEDVGLFFNLADACSSSVCPWLCTDDSGGSSSWIDYNNDGLEDLFICNAGSANLLFENLGDYNFDLDDAQWLSAAGDVTFSSAWADYDNDGLLDCYLVNSNSSNKLIRNTGSGFEPVSMPVIENDGPGRTAAWADIDLDGDLDLFLANHGTVDGLYLQDGAEFEEIIHSILGYDFPALPTTCAAFGDYDNDGDPDLYLGVSGQANMLLRNNGDLTFTDVTSGLLGDTGETRAVVWGDFNNDQHLDLFFCNYDGGSKLLYGSGDGAFEDVTPQSVADIFYMVSVDTGDLDQNGHLDLVTYAEGMPKPIVWFSDGLTYIPEEGPRESSIVSGPMGDIDGDGDLDIFTVSNQVGEDNSFLVNTLTEEEGWVLYKLVGTQSNRFGIGARIEVTTGRGTQIREVQAGTGSRGQSSIKAAFGLSDVETIDLVRVYWPSGAISELEDVTINQVYTIVEPTTDAVEPLPALVTVISLHCAPNPFTGRTQVQYQLVQPQEVTLRIYDSAGRVVRTLVNDQRSAGVHQIPWDGRNQANEPVAAGAYFMSLEFGGGRVQEKVMYLK